In Desulfovibrio sp., the DNA window ACAAAAGCCCCAAGCGTTCGCCACAGGGCGCTCTCTGCCGCGAATTGGTCGGCAGCAGGTTGCGGAACATCCGCCACGCTTTTCCCGGCCAATCCGGCTTCTATGGACCTGCGGGCCTGATGCGACAAAAATTGCTTTTCAGCGTCAGACAGGGAAAATGCAATACTCATACTGCCTCCCGCGTAACAAACAGAGGGTGAAAGCGAAACAGGGCAGTCCAGTATACAGGGTTGCCCGCTCAGCACAGATTGCGGGAAACGCTCGCGCGGAGCAAGCCTTTGTGATCACGCGGGGCGTAGATGTTACCACGTATGTCGTATGACCTTCAGCTACGCGGCTGCTGGCCGTGCTTGGCGAAGCCTCAGACGTGACCCAGGTGGAGGAGCTTGCCGCCCCTCAGAAGCAAGAAATGCCACAACTCACGTTGCGGCATAACTTGATGAGGCTTACACGCAAAGGCTGACGCACCTTGCGAAGGCGCATGCTTCAAGGCATGCCCTTGCCGTTCGAGATAAGAATCCCGACAAATAAACCTGAGGCATTCTGGCGAAATCTGCCAGGCTACATCGGCTAGCATCAGAGGGCCGTCAGCAACAAAGACGCGCTTTTTATGCAGGGAGCGTACACGTTGTACTCGACCATAATAAAAAGCGCGTTTTGGCGCAGCCGAAAGCAAAGACACTGGGCCAATGCGGTCTGCTGCTAATCTTCGCCTTCAGCGGCAGACTGCTTGCCCGCGCCCTTCATGCCGTACATGGTGGTGGAACCGGAAGACCAGAATTCCAGCACTTCTTCGTTCACCAGCTTGGTGAGAACTTTCTTCACGTCGCGGGGTCCCTTGTCGGGGAACAGTTCAAGGAAATCCTTGAAATAGAACTTGGACTTGGACGAGGATTTGCTTTTCAGGAATTCAACAACAACGTCTTTG includes these proteins:
- a CDS encoding dissimilatory sulfite reductase D family protein, giving the protein MADDKDVVVEFLKSKSSSKSKFYFKDFLELFPDKGPRDVKKVLTKLVNEEVLEFWSSGSTTMYGMKGAGKQSAAEGED